Proteins co-encoded in one Pseudomonas beijingensis genomic window:
- a CDS encoding 5'-nucleotidase, with protein MVNNIDDKLVLAISSRALFDLRESHKVYLSSGVEAYRQYQIEHEDEVLAPGDAFALVQKLLDLNEHLGRARVEVILVSRNSADTGLRVFNSIHHYGLAISRAAFVGGRSPYPYLKAFGCDLFLSTHAEDVRSALDAGFAAATILSGGASRAASGELRIAFDGDAVLFSDESERVYQAGGLEAFQASERQSAREPLRGGPFKGFLAALNALQREFPEDACPIRTALVTARSAPAHERVIRTLREWDIRLDESLFLGGLTKSAFLEAFAADVFFDDQTGHCELAREVVATGHVPHGISNEIKP; from the coding sequence ATGGTAAACAACATCGACGACAAACTGGTGCTGGCGATTTCGTCGCGGGCGCTGTTCGACCTGAGGGAAAGCCACAAGGTGTACCTGTCGAGTGGCGTCGAGGCCTATCGGCAATACCAGATCGAGCATGAAGACGAAGTCCTCGCGCCGGGGGACGCCTTCGCTCTCGTGCAGAAACTGCTGGACCTCAACGAACACCTGGGACGTGCCCGGGTCGAGGTGATCCTGGTGTCGCGCAACAGTGCCGACACCGGCCTTCGGGTGTTCAACTCGATTCATCATTACGGGCTGGCGATTTCGCGCGCGGCCTTCGTCGGTGGTCGCAGTCCTTACCCGTACCTCAAGGCATTCGGCTGCGACCTGTTCTTGTCCACCCACGCTGAAGACGTGCGCAGCGCCCTGGACGCCGGGTTTGCCGCGGCGACCATCCTGTCGGGTGGGGCCAGTCGTGCCGCCAGCGGGGAATTGCGCATTGCGTTCGACGGTGATGCGGTGCTGTTTTCCGACGAGTCGGAGCGTGTCTATCAGGCTGGGGGGCTGGAAGCCTTCCAGGCCAGCGAGCGACAGTCTGCCCGAGAGCCGCTGCGGGGCGGGCCGTTCAAGGGCTTCCTGGCGGCGCTCAATGCGCTGCAGCGCGAGTTCCCCGAGGACGCTTGCCCCATTCGCACGGCACTGGTGACGGCCCGTTCGGCACCGGCCCATGAGCGGGTCATCCGGACCTTGCGTGAATGGGATATCCGTCTGGACGAGTCGTTGTTTCTTGGCGGCCTGACCAAGTCGGCGTTCCTGGAGGCCTTCGCCGCCGATGTGTTTTTCGATGACCAGACCGGCCACTGCGAACTGGCCCGGGAGGTGGTCGCCACCGGTCACGTGCCTCATGGCATCAGTAACGAAATAAAGCCCTGA
- a CDS encoding GreA/GreB family elongation factor: MNKQTVHQLILDKLKIDLDIAERAAQTAYETATHEENIAENKYDTLGLEASYLAAGQARRVEEIRQALTLCQNLALRPYDEQRGIQVGTLIGLEDEDGRQQWLFLGPDAAGLKVSLVGQPITVITPRSPLGRGLLGKFEGDEVEIVVAGARQQFAVTEAI, encoded by the coding sequence ATGAACAAACAGACCGTCCACCAGTTGATTCTCGACAAGCTCAAGATTGATCTCGACATCGCCGAACGCGCCGCGCAGACCGCCTACGAAACCGCGACCCACGAAGAAAACATCGCCGAAAACAAGTACGACACCCTGGGTCTCGAGGCGTCCTACCTCGCCGCCGGACAAGCCAGGCGCGTGGAAGAAATCCGCCAGGCCCTCACCCTTTGCCAAAACCTGGCGTTGAGGCCTTACGACGAGCAGCGCGGTATTCAGGTCGGCACATTGATTGGGCTGGAAGATGAGGACGGCCGCCAGCAATGGCTCTTCCTCGGGCCGGATGCGGCCGGCTTGAAGGTTTCGCTGGTGGGTCAGCCGATCACCGTCATCACCCCTCGCTCACCGCTGGGCCGAGGCCTGCTCGGCAAGTTCGAAGGGGATGAAGTCGAGATCGTGGTCGCGGGCGCCCGGCAACAGTTCGCTGTCACCGAGGCGATTTAG
- a CDS encoding alpha/beta hydrolase, translating into MNTLSKALTGTLLALSVSSAFADGIVEHNTQAFLDALNAGTGKPLEQLSPKDARAVLVGAQAGVKLTLPKADVSEKTIQVDGQPISLTIVRPAGVKGELPVFMFFHGGGWVLGDFPTHERLVRDLVAGSGAVAVFVNYTPSPEAHYPVAINQAYAATKWVAEHGKQINVDGKRLAVVGNSVGGNMAAVVALMAKDKGTPAIRFQALLWPVTDASFETASYNQFAEGHFLSKNMMKWFWDNYTTDAGQRGEIYASPLRASTAQLKGLPPALVQTAEADVLRDEGEAYARKLDAAGVPVTAVRYNGMIHDYGLLNVVSQVPAVRSAMLQASEELKQHLK; encoded by the coding sequence ATGAACACGCTCAGCAAAGCCTTGACCGGCACCCTTCTCGCCCTCAGCGTCAGCAGTGCCTTCGCCGACGGCATCGTCGAACACAACACCCAGGCGTTTCTCGACGCGCTGAACGCCGGCACCGGCAAGCCACTGGAGCAGCTGTCGCCCAAGGACGCCCGCGCCGTATTGGTGGGCGCCCAGGCGGGGGTCAAACTGACCTTGCCCAAGGCCGACGTCAGCGAGAAAACCATCCAGGTCGATGGCCAGCCGATCAGCCTGACCATCGTTCGCCCCGCCGGGGTCAAGGGTGAGTTGCCGGTGTTCATGTTCTTCCACGGCGGTGGCTGGGTACTGGGCGACTTCCCGACTCACGAACGGCTGGTTCGGGATCTGGTGGCGGGTTCGGGTGCTGTCGCGGTGTTCGTCAACTACACGCCTTCACCCGAGGCGCATTACCCGGTGGCGATCAACCAGGCCTACGCCGCCACGAAATGGGTGGCCGAACACGGCAAGCAGATCAACGTCGACGGCAAGCGCCTGGCCGTGGTGGGCAACAGCGTCGGCGGCAACATGGCGGCGGTCGTGGCCTTGATGGCGAAGGACAAAGGCACACCGGCGATCCGTTTCCAGGCATTGCTGTGGCCGGTGACCGATGCCAGCTTCGAGACGGCGTCCTACAACCAGTTCGCCGAAGGGCACTTCCTCAGTAAAAACATGATGAAGTGGTTCTGGGACAACTACACCACCGATGCAGGGCAACGCGGCGAGATCTATGCCTCGCCACTGCGGGCCAGTACCGCACAACTCAAGGGCCTGCCGCCAGCGCTGGTGCAGACCGCCGAGGCCGATGTCTTGCGCGATGAAGGCGAAGCCTATGCCCGCAAGCTGGACGCGGCCGGTGTGCCCGTCACGGCGGTGCGCTACAACGGCATGATCCACGACTATGGCTTGCTCAACGTGGTCAGCCAGGTGCCAGCGGTGCGCTCGGCGATGTTGCAGGCGTCCGAAGAGCTCAAGCAGCACTTGAAATAA
- a CDS encoding universal stress protein, translating to MIRSMLYATDLGLYAPYVMQHALALARTFEAELYVVHAVEPMGLFAESVLQSYLDEQALNEFHRQGLNTVMANIEQRVLDSFREELGEGQQDLKLIKSVRVYQGDPSQVILEQAAKLSVDLLIVGSHCQGASGETPLGRTAARVLQLSRVPVYLVPLVQRRRQGEA from the coding sequence ATGATTCGTTCGATGCTGTACGCCACAGACCTGGGTCTTTATGCCCCTTATGTGATGCAGCATGCCTTGGCGCTGGCACGGACGTTTGAAGCCGAGTTGTATGTGGTGCATGCGGTAGAACCGATGGGGCTGTTCGCCGAATCGGTGTTGCAAAGCTATCTCGACGAGCAGGCGCTGAACGAATTCCATCGCCAAGGTCTGAATACGGTGATGGCCAATATCGAGCAGCGGGTGCTCGACAGTTTCCGTGAGGAATTGGGAGAAGGGCAACAGGACTTGAAACTGATCAAGTCGGTCAGGGTGTATCAGGGCGACCCTTCCCAGGTCATCCTGGAACAGGCTGCGAAACTCTCTGTGGATTTGCTGATCGTAGGCAGTCATTGCCAAGGAGCGAGCGGTGAAACCCCTTTGGGCAGGACCGCCGCGCGGGTATTGCAGTTATCCCGGGTGCCGGTCTACCTGGTTCCCCTGGTGCAGCGCCGACGCCAGGGTGAGGCTTGA
- a CDS encoding elongation factor P: protein MKTGKELKPGTVIRLENDPWLVQKAEFTKSGRNSAIMKTKLKNLLTGYKTEIVYSADDKLDDVILDRKEATLSFISGDTYTFMDTTDYTMYELNAEDIESVLPFIEEGMTDVCEAVFFEERLVSVELPTTIVRQVDYTEGSARGDTSGKVMKPAKLKNGTELSVADFIEIGDMIEIDTREGGSYKGRAK, encoded by the coding sequence ATGAAAACTGGTAAAGAACTGAAACCCGGGACCGTGATCCGTCTCGAAAACGATCCTTGGCTGGTTCAGAAAGCTGAGTTCACCAAGTCGGGTCGTAACAGCGCGATCATGAAGACCAAGCTGAAGAACCTGCTGACCGGTTACAAGACCGAGATCGTCTACAGCGCCGACGACAAACTGGACGACGTGATCCTCGACCGCAAAGAAGCGACCCTGTCCTTCATCAGCGGCGACACCTACACGTTCATGGACACCACTGACTACACCATGTACGAGCTGAACGCCGAAGACATCGAAAGCGTTCTGCCATTCATCGAAGAAGGCATGACCGACGTCTGCGAAGCCGTATTCTTCGAAGAGCGCCTGGTTTCCGTAGAACTGCCGACCACCATCGTGCGTCAGGTTGACTACACCGAAGGTTCCGCTCGCGGTGACACTTCCGGCAAGGTCATGAAACCTGCCAAACTGAAGAACGGTACCGAGCTGTCGGTTGCCGACTTCATCGAAATCGGCGACATGATCGAGATCGATACCCGCGAAGGCGGTTCCTACAAAGGCCGCGCTAAATAA
- the cysB gene encoding HTH-type transcriptional regulator CysB, protein MKLQQLRYIWEVAHHDLNVSATAQSLYTSQPGISKQIRLLEDELGVEVFARSGKHLTRVTPAGERIITTAGEILRKVESIKQIAQEFSNEKKGTLSIATTHTQARYALPPVISNFIKQYPDVALHMHQGSPMQIAEMAADGTVDFAIATEALELFGDLVMMPCYRWNRCVVVPQGHPLTKLPKLTLEALAEYPIVTYVFGFTGRSKLDEAFSHRGLTPKVVFTAADADVIKTYVRLGLGVGIVAKMAVDTKLDSDLVVLDASELFESSVTKIGFRRGTFLRGFMCDFIEKFAPHLTREVMAKAIQCHNKQELEELFDGVELPVH, encoded by the coding sequence ATGAAGCTTCAACAACTGCGCTACATCTGGGAAGTGGCGCACCACGACCTCAACGTTTCCGCTACTGCCCAAAGCCTCTACACGTCGCAACCCGGCATCAGCAAGCAGATCCGCCTGTTGGAAGACGAACTGGGCGTCGAAGTCTTCGCCCGCAGCGGCAAGCACCTGACCCGCGTGACCCCGGCCGGTGAGCGTATCATCACCACGGCTGGCGAGATCCTGCGCAAGGTCGAAAGCATCAAGCAGATCGCCCAGGAGTTCTCCAACGAGAAAAAAGGCACCCTGTCGATCGCCACCACCCACACCCAGGCCCGCTATGCGCTGCCGCCGGTGATCAGCAATTTCATCAAGCAATACCCCGACGTGGCGCTGCACATGCACCAAGGGTCGCCGATGCAGATCGCCGAGATGGCCGCCGACGGCACGGTGGATTTCGCCATTGCCACCGAGGCCCTGGAGTTGTTCGGGGACCTGGTGATGATGCCGTGCTACCGCTGGAACCGCTGCGTGGTCGTGCCCCAGGGACATCCGTTGACCAAGCTGCCGAAGCTGACCCTCGAAGCCCTGGCCGAATACCCGATCGTGACCTACGTGTTCGGTTTCACCGGTCGTTCCAAGCTCGACGAAGCCTTCAGCCATCGTGGCCTGACGCCGAAAGTGGTGTTCACTGCCGCCGACGCCGACGTGATCAAGACTTACGTCCGCTTGGGCCTGGGCGTGGGCATCGTCGCGAAAATGGCCGTCGATACCAAGCTCGACAGTGATCTGGTGGTGTTGGATGCCAGCGAGTTGTTCGAGTCCAGCGTGACCAAGATCGGCTTCCGTCGTGGCACCTTCCTGCGGGGTTTCATGTGCGATTTCATCGAGAAATTCGCGCCGCACCTGACCCGGGAAGTCATGGCCAAGGCCATCCAGTGCCACAACAAGCAGGAACTCGAAGAGCTGTTCGACGGCGTCGAACTGCCGGTGCACTAA
- the earP gene encoding elongation factor P maturation arginine rhamnosyltransferase EarP yields the protein MAVRWDIFCTVVDNYGDIGVTWRLARQLVAEHPCAVRLWVDDLRAFERLCPQIDITLSEQWQQGVQVCHWPADWPSTEAAEVVIAAFACQLPSAYMEAMAERQTTPLWMNLDYLSAEDWVIGCHGLPSVKYKHVQKYFFFPGFREGTGGLLREAGLLERRRQFQQDAEAQRRFLQGLGVERAPETCLISLFAYENEGLASWFDAMATDAQAFHVLVPEGRVLGDVERWLGVEDLKAGALHRRGALTVQVLPFVRQDQYDHQLLWCCDFNAVRGEDSFVRAQWAGRPMLWHIYQQEEDVHLEKLEAFLRLYTQGLSETAEKAISGLWRAWNAGQDMAEHWKATRQEQQELAEHAQAWCLEQASRPDLAAALVKFYGNWI from the coding sequence ATGGCTGTGCGCTGGGATATTTTTTGCACCGTCGTCGATAACTATGGCGACATCGGTGTCACTTGGCGCCTGGCTCGGCAATTGGTGGCCGAGCACCCATGTGCGGTGCGGCTGTGGGTCGACGACCTGCGTGCTTTCGAACGGCTGTGTCCGCAAATCGATATCACCCTGTCCGAGCAATGGCAGCAGGGTGTGCAAGTGTGCCACTGGCCTGCGGACTGGCCGTCCACCGAGGCCGCCGAGGTGGTGATCGCCGCGTTTGCCTGCCAGTTGCCGAGTGCCTACATGGAGGCGATGGCCGAGCGCCAGACAACGCCCTTGTGGATGAACCTCGATTATTTGAGCGCCGAAGACTGGGTGATCGGCTGTCACGGCTTACCGTCGGTCAAATACAAGCACGTGCAGAAATATTTCTTTTTCCCGGGCTTTCGGGAGGGAACCGGTGGCTTGCTGCGTGAGGCCGGTCTGCTGGAACGTCGTCGGCAATTTCAGCAGGATGCCGAGGCACAACGCCGTTTCCTGCAAGGCTTGGGCGTCGAGCGGGCACCGGAGACCTGCCTGATCTCGTTGTTTGCCTACGAGAACGAAGGTTTGGCGAGCTGGTTTGACGCGATGGCAACCGATGCCCAGGCGTTTCATGTGCTGGTCCCCGAAGGGCGGGTGCTGGGCGATGTCGAGCGGTGGCTCGGGGTCGAAGACCTGAAGGCCGGTGCGCTGCATCGACGCGGCGCGCTGACGGTGCAGGTGCTGCCGTTCGTCCGCCAGGATCAGTACGACCACCAATTGCTGTGGTGCTGTGATTTCAATGCCGTGCGTGGCGAAGACTCTTTTGTGCGCGCCCAATGGGCCGGTCGGCCGATGCTCTGGCATATCTACCAGCAGGAAGAAGATGTCCACCTGGAAAAGCTCGAGGCATTTCTCAGGCTCTACACCCAGGGGCTTTCGGAAACGGCGGAAAAAGCGATCAGCGGTCTTTGGCGGGCCTGGAATGCCGGCCAGGACATGGCCGAACATTGGAAAGCGACTCGCCAAGAGCAGCAGGAACTGGCCGAACATGCCCAGGCGTGGTGTCTGGAACAGGCCTCGCGACCCGATCTTGCCGCAGCGCTGGTGAAGTTTTATGGAAATTGGATATGA
- a CDS encoding putative 2-dehydropantoate 2-reductase gives MQAGVKPRIGMIGTGAIGGFYGVMLARAGFDVHFLLRSEFAAVAEAGLRIDSAVYGALALDPVQAYRSAADMPPCDWLLVGAKTTSNADLAPAIAQAAADGAKVLLLQNGLDVEDNLRPLLPDSLHLLGGLCLICVHRVGPGVVAHQALGAVNVGYHSGPCADQAQRMAIVEEAAMLFRSAGIEAQAMPGLQQARWQKLVWNVPYNGLSVLLGASTTPLMANDHSRELIQALMAEVVRGAQACGHHIAPGYAEYLFTMTEKMPDYWPSMYHDYSHKRALEVDAIYGRPLAAAKAAGCELPKIEALYQALAFMDRNNR, from the coding sequence ATGCAGGCAGGGGTTAAACCGCGGATCGGGATGATCGGCACCGGGGCGATTGGCGGGTTTTATGGCGTGATGCTGGCCCGTGCCGGTTTTGACGTGCACTTTCTACTGCGCAGCGAATTTGCTGCCGTGGCCGAAGCCGGTTTGCGCATCGACAGCGCGGTCTATGGCGCGCTGGCCCTCGACCCCGTCCAGGCCTATCGCTCGGCGGCCGACATGCCGCCTTGCGACTGGCTGCTGGTCGGCGCCAAGACCACCAGCAATGCCGACCTGGCTCCGGCCATTGCCCAGGCGGCCGCTGATGGGGCAAAAGTCCTGTTGCTGCAGAACGGCCTGGACGTCGAGGACAACCTTCGACCGTTGCTGCCCGATTCGTTGCACCTGCTGGGTGGCCTGTGCCTGATCTGCGTGCATCGCGTCGGCCCGGGCGTCGTCGCCCACCAGGCACTTGGCGCGGTCAACGTCGGTTATCACAGCGGTCCCTGCGCCGATCAGGCACAACGCATGGCGATCGTCGAAGAGGCGGCGATGCTGTTCCGCAGCGCTGGTATCGAAGCCCAGGCCATGCCTGGCCTGCAACAGGCCCGCTGGCAGAAGCTGGTGTGGAATGTGCCGTACAACGGTCTTTCGGTTCTGCTGGGCGCCAGTACCACGCCGCTGATGGCCAACGACCATAGCCGCGAATTGATCCAGGCATTGATGGCGGAGGTGGTCCGCGGTGCGCAAGCCTGCGGGCATCACATCGCGCCGGGTTACGCCGAGTACCTGTTCACGATGACCGAGAAGATGCCCGATTACTGGCCGAGCATGTACCACGATTATTCCCACAAACGTGCGCTGGAGGTGGACGCGATCTACGGCCGGCCATTGGCGGCGGCGAAAGCGGCAGGGTGTGAGCTGCCGAAAATCGAGGCCTTGTATCAGGCGTTGGCGTTCATGGATCGCAATAACCGCTGA
- a CDS encoding organic hydroperoxide resistance protein — protein MQTLYTAIATSTGGRDGRAISSDNILDVKLATPKELGGAGGAATNPEQLFAAGYSACFIGALKFVAGQSKRKIPDDASITAHVGIGQIPGGFGLDIDLHISLPGLDQGDAQSLVDAAHRVCPYSNATRGNVDVRLHVTV, from the coding sequence ATGCAAACGCTCTACACCGCAATCGCAACCTCCACCGGCGGCCGTGATGGTCGTGCGATCTCCAGTGACAATATCCTCGACGTCAAACTCGCCACGCCCAAGGAACTCGGCGGTGCAGGCGGTGCGGCGACCAACCCTGAGCAACTGTTCGCCGCCGGCTACTCGGCTTGCTTCATCGGTGCCCTGAAATTCGTGGCCGGCCAGAGCAAACGCAAGATCCCGGACGACGCCTCGATTACCGCCCATGTCGGCATCGGCCAGATCCCTGGCGGTTTCGGCCTGGACATCGACCTGCACATCAGCCTGCCGGGCCTGGACCAGGGCGACGCGCAAAGCCTGGTGGACGCCGCTCACCGAGTCTGCCCGTATTCCAACGCCACCCGCGGCAACGTCGATGTGCGCCTGCACGTAACCGTCTGA
- a CDS encoding MarR family winged helix-turn-helix transcriptional regulator, whose protein sequence is MSTPRDTPEACEALLLDNQVCFALHSTSLLMTKVYKPLLQALGLTYPQYLAMMVLWEKDGLTVGEISTRLLTDPGSLTPLLKRLEAEGLLSRTRSREDERVVIVELTEQGRALQQKALDIPQCILAASGQTLEQLKKLQLDLQALRGHLQDSL, encoded by the coding sequence ATGAGCACCCCGCGCGACACCCCCGAAGCCTGCGAAGCCCTGTTGCTCGACAACCAGGTCTGTTTCGCCCTGCACTCCACGTCGCTGCTGATGACCAAGGTCTATAAGCCGCTGCTACAGGCCCTCGGCCTGACTTATCCGCAATACCTGGCGATGATGGTGTTGTGGGAAAAGGACGGATTGACCGTCGGTGAAATCAGCACGCGCCTGCTGACCGACCCCGGCTCGCTGACCCCACTGCTCAAGCGCCTGGAAGCCGAAGGCCTGTTGAGCCGCACCCGTAGCCGTGAGGACGAACGCGTGGTGATTGTCGAACTCACCGAACAGGGCCGTGCCCTGCAGCAAAAGGCCCTCGACATCCCCCAATGCATCCTCGCCGCCAGCGGCCAGACCCTGGAGCAGTTGAAGAAGCTGCAACTGGACCTGCAGGCACTGCGCGGGCATTTGCAAGACAGCCTCTGA
- a CDS encoding sulfite exporter TauE/SafE family protein: MKGESSVIEFVIFVAFGAVLGTLGGLFGIGGGLIAIPVLGVWFGLDQQLAQGTALVMVVPNVMLALWRYHQRNRIELRHVLPLASMGFCFAWLGSIWAVGIDADSMRIGFVAFLIALTLYNLVRMFAATAPASAQMRHGWPWLGVLGAASGTMGGLFGVGGAVVATPILTSIFGTSQVVAQGLSLALALPSTGVTLATYAFHHEVDWSIGLPLAVGGLLSISWGVKVAHALPERLLRGLFCGFLVLCAVLLAFKV, encoded by the coding sequence ATGAAAGGGGAATCGTCTGTGATCGAATTTGTAATTTTTGTGGCGTTCGGTGCCGTGTTAGGCACCCTTGGGGGATTGTTCGGCATTGGTGGCGGGTTGATTGCAATTCCGGTGCTGGGCGTCTGGTTCGGTCTCGACCAGCAACTCGCCCAAGGTACGGCGCTGGTCATGGTGGTGCCCAATGTCATGCTTGCGTTGTGGCGCTATCACCAGCGCAATCGCATCGAATTGCGCCATGTCCTGCCGTTGGCTTCCATGGGCTTCTGCTTTGCCTGGCTCGGCTCGATCTGGGCCGTGGGGATCGACGCGGACAGCATGCGAATCGGCTTCGTGGCGTTCCTGATCGCGCTGACGCTGTACAACCTGGTGCGCATGTTCGCCGCCACTGCACCCGCGTCGGCGCAGATGCGTCATGGTTGGCCATGGCTCGGCGTGCTGGGAGCCGCATCCGGCACCATGGGCGGCTTGTTCGGCGTCGGCGGGGCCGTTGTCGCCACGCCGATCCTGACCAGCATTTTTGGCACCAGCCAGGTGGTTGCCCAAGGCTTGTCCCTGGCGCTGGCGTTGCCCAGTACCGGCGTGACCCTCGCCACGTATGCGTTTCACCACGAAGTGGACTGGAGCATCGGCCTGCCGCTGGCCGTCGGTGGCCTGCTGAGCATCAGTTGGGGGGTGAAAGTCGCCCACGCCTTGCCGGAGCGGCTGTTGCGCGGGCTGTTCTGCGGTTTCCTGGTGCTGTGCGCGGTGTTGCTCGCCTTTAAAGTTTGA